From Camelus ferus isolate YT-003-E chromosome 18, BCGSAC_Cfer_1.0, whole genome shotgun sequence, one genomic window encodes:
- the PRKAR1B gene encoding cAMP-dependent protein kinase type I-beta regulatory subunit isoform X2 codes for MLTQAVSEAVRSCQPLGHPTPTQSSRSVLSANESRPAAVSLGPNRHKDRKDLRSSRARASRPWGLDLQQPVGRRWAGRSWESSGYWRPKAPSSPRSSRSPAVGPAGVPGCAWQDRPRWASPRERGRVGLVGRGRRVSLQSLDLHSLQEDAGRRVLAGQIWVPGALCCHPPHVRVPDPENLLGLWAAGRELLPPARSHVGGFAMETQGWLCLLFARFCAFHECPQRRSSCTATDLQAALWPGASRLILGWLLPLTSQRGFRVHRRLGDFQRDHLRPGCMDPRVLVFWGQPTLPCAGPRASGWRGAAPGGLLCLLRRGLPAHLPQTRSGSRVEEGPGRSRKAR; via the coding sequence ATGCTCACACAAGCTGTCTCAGAAGCTGTTAGGAGCTGCCAGCCCCTCGGACACCCAACCCCCACCCAAAGCTCTCGGAGCGTGCTCTCAGCCAACGAGAGCAGGCCTGCGGCTGTAAGCCTGGGGCCCAACAGACACAAGGACAGAAAGGACCTGAGGTCTTCCAGGGCCCGAGCCTCTCGTCCCTGGGGCCTCGACCTGCAGCAGCccgtggggaggaggtgggctggcCGTTCTTGGGAGTCTTCTGGTTACTGGAGGCCCAAAGCGCCCAGTAGCCCTAGGAGCTCCCGGTCACCAGCAGTGGGACCCGCAGGGGTTCCTGGCTGCGCCTGGCAGGACAGACCCCGGTGGGCCTCCCCCAGGGAGAGAGGGCgtgtggggctggtggggaggggacggaGAGTCTCACTTCAGTCCCTGGACCTCCACTCCCTCCAGGAAGACGCTGGGAGGAGGGTGTTGGCGGGCCAGATCTGGGTCCCAGGTGccctctgctgccaccctccCCACGTCCGAGTCCCTGACCCCGAGAACCTGCTTGGCCTGTGGGCCGCTGGACGGGAGCTGCTCCCTCCTGCGCGCTCCCACGTGGGAGGCTTTGCCATGGAAACTCAAGGTTGGCTCTGTCTCCTCTTTGCACGTTTTTGTGCATTTCATGAATGTCCACAGCGTCGAAGCAGCTGCACAGCAACTGATCTCCAAGCGGCTCTTTGGCCAGGGGCTTCCCGGCTCATCCTGGGCTGGCTGCTCCCTCTCACGTCTCAGCGGGGGTTCCGAGTTCACCGTCGTCTCGGGGACTTTCAGAGAGACCACCTCAGGCCTGGATGCATGGATCCCAGGGTCCTGGTCTTTTGGGGTCAGCCCACCCTACCGTGTGCCGGGCCAAGGGCTAGTGGGTGGCGGGGTGCAGCCCCGGGCGGTTTGCTGTGTTTGCTGAGGAGGGGTCTTCCGGCCCACTTGCCACAGACTCGCTCTGGGTCCCGGGTGGAAGAGGGGCCAGGCCGAAGCAGGAAGGCCAGGTGA